A window of the Lysinibacillus irui genome harbors these coding sequences:
- the ptsP gene encoding phosphoenolpyruvate--protein phosphotransferase codes for MTQLSGIAASDGIAIAKAYRFVQPDLTFTKTTVQDIEAEQQRLAAALAKSEQELVAIQQQTIEKFSAEEAAIFEAHLLVLKDPELIGPIKQKMADEAVNAEYALHDVSTMFVTLFESMDDEYMSARASDIKDVTNRILAHLLGVHIPNPSHINEQVIIVANDLTPSETAQLDRNFVLGFITDIGGRTSHSAIMARSLEIPAVVGAGTATSTIQDGDLLIVDGLSGQVIVNPTADVMAEYEEKAQNYRTQQAEWSTLVNEQTLSKDGVHVELAANIGSPSDLDSVLRHGAEGIGLYRTEFLYMGRENLPSEEEQFSAYKTVIEGMNGRPVVIRTLDIGGDKHLPYLPLQEEMNPFLGHRAIRLCLDQQELFRTKLRALLRASVYGSLKIMFPMIATIREFRDAKAILLEEQEKLVSSGIAVSSDIEIGMMVEIPATAVMADIFAKEVDFFSIGTNDLIQYTMAADRMNEKVAYLYQPYNPAILRLIQMVIEAAHKEQKWVGMCGEMAGDELAVPLLLGLGLDEFSMSATSILKTRSLLKQLSVSEMQALAAEALQLATAEEVIEKVKQAVK; via the coding sequence ATGACACAACTCTCTGGTATTGCCGCTTCAGACGGCATTGCCATTGCGAAAGCATATCGTTTTGTCCAACCAGACTTAACCTTCACGAAAACAACTGTTCAGGATATCGAGGCAGAGCAGCAACGTTTAGCAGCCGCTCTTGCCAAATCAGAGCAAGAATTAGTGGCGATTCAACAGCAAACAATAGAAAAATTTAGTGCAGAAGAAGCGGCCATTTTTGAAGCCCATTTATTAGTGCTGAAAGATCCAGAATTAATTGGGCCAATCAAACAAAAAATGGCAGATGAAGCGGTAAACGCAGAATATGCGTTACATGACGTTTCAACGATGTTTGTAACATTATTTGAAAGTATGGATGACGAATACATGAGTGCGCGTGCATCAGATATTAAAGATGTGACAAACCGTATTTTAGCGCATTTACTCGGTGTACATATTCCAAATCCAAGTCATATTAATGAACAGGTTATTATTGTCGCCAATGATTTGACACCTTCAGAGACTGCCCAATTGGACCGAAACTTTGTCCTTGGCTTTATTACAGATATTGGTGGCCGTACTTCTCATTCTGCAATCATGGCACGTTCATTAGAAATTCCGGCAGTAGTAGGGGCAGGGACAGCAACATCAACGATTCAAGATGGTGATCTATTAATTGTGGATGGTTTATCAGGTCAAGTGATTGTCAACCCAACGGCAGATGTTATGGCTGAATACGAAGAAAAGGCACAAAACTATCGTACGCAGCAAGCGGAGTGGTCAACATTAGTGAACGAGCAAACGCTGTCCAAAGATGGTGTACATGTAGAACTGGCAGCCAACATCGGATCGCCGAGTGATTTAGATAGTGTGTTACGCCATGGGGCAGAAGGAATTGGCCTATATCGTACAGAGTTTTTATATATGGGCCGAGAAAACCTGCCATCAGAGGAAGAACAATTTAGCGCTTATAAAACGGTCATTGAAGGAATGAACGGTAGACCAGTTGTTATTCGAACACTGGATATCGGTGGAGATAAACATTTACCGTACTTACCTTTACAAGAAGAAATGAATCCATTCCTAGGTCATCGTGCCATTCGACTTTGTTTAGATCAACAAGAGCTATTCCGTACAAAATTGCGTGCATTACTTCGTGCATCTGTATATGGCAGCTTAAAAATCATGTTTCCGATGATTGCAACTATTCGAGAGTTCCGTGATGCTAAAGCGATTTTATTAGAAGAACAAGAAAAGCTTGTATCATCAGGAATTGCGGTCAGCTCGGACATTGAAATTGGGATGATGGTGGAAATTCCAGCGACAGCCGTGATGGCCGATATCTTTGCGAAAGAAGTGGACTTCTTCTCCATCGGCACCAATGATTTAATTCAATATACGATGGCGGCAGATCGCATGAATGAAAAAGTTGCGTATTTATATCAACCATATAATCCAGCCATTTTACGCTTGATTCAAATGGTCATTGAGGCAGCACATAAAGAGCAAAAATGGGTAGGGATGTGTGGTGAAATGGCAGGCGATGAGCTTGCTGTTCCATTGTTACTCGGCTTAGGCTTAGATGAATTCTCAATGAGTGCAACCTCCATTTTAAAAACACGCTCCTTGCTAAAGCAATTATCTGTTTCAGAGATGCAAGCTTTAGCGGCAGAGGCTTTACAGCTAGCGACAGCCGAAGAGGTTATCGAGAAAGTTAAGCAAGCTGTGAAATAA
- a CDS encoding HAD family hydrolase, protein MGIKAALFDLDGTLLNRDASVKKFIAKQYDRLGELVKHIPKERYMSRFIQLDQLGYVWKDTVYQQLVAEFNIDTLSWEELLQDYINNFNNHCVPFPHLLHMLEKLKSDHIALGIITNGYGQFQMENMKALGIDKYVDVIFVSEWEGIKKPNPEIFNRALEKLHVLPNECIFIGDHPENDVKGAQRVGMKGIWKRDSQWDHVKADAIIDDLLEVSLIINSLNKSLK, encoded by the coding sequence ATGGGAATAAAAGCAGCATTATTTGATTTAGATGGAACGTTATTAAATAGAGATGCCTCCGTAAAAAAATTCATAGCGAAGCAATATGACCGCCTAGGCGAATTAGTAAAACATATTCCAAAAGAGCGCTATATGTCTCGTTTTATCCAATTAGATCAGCTGGGATATGTATGGAAGGATACAGTCTATCAGCAACTTGTTGCTGAATTTAATATAGACACACTATCATGGGAAGAACTTCTTCAAGATTACATTAATAATTTCAACAATCACTGTGTTCCTTTTCCTCATCTTCTTCATATGTTAGAAAAATTGAAAAGCGACCATATCGCCTTGGGCATCATTACCAATGGCTATGGGCAATTCCAAATGGAAAATATGAAAGCGTTAGGAATAGACAAGTATGTTGATGTCATATTTGTATCCGAGTGGGAAGGGATTAAAAAACCAAACCCCGAGATATTTAATAGAGCATTAGAAAAGCTACATGTGCTCCCAAATGAATGTATTTTTATTGGAGATCATCCTGAAAATGATGTGAAAGGTGCACAGCGTGTTGGAATGAAAGGCATTTGGAAAAGGGATTCTCAATGGGATCATGTTAAGGCCGATGCCATCATCGATGACTTGTTAGAGGTATCTTTAATCATCAACAGTTTAAATAAATCGTTGAAGTAA
- a CDS encoding sporulation protein: MSFFHKALASIGIGSATVDTRLEKDTYRAGEVMQGEIIVRGGQVEQQVDTIYLSVNTTYIRESNDHKHTEVATLQKLKVSEPFLLGAGEEKIFPISLTLPFETPITAGKTQVWIQTGLDIKNAVDPSDKDYIRVEPTMLADHILDAIRGLGFRLREAECQQAPSRFRGYYPFVQEFEFVPTGPFRGHLDELEIVFLSQSNHSAEIYMQIDRKVRGIGSFFAEALDMDESYVRTTITMHDVPALQAKLQQIISKHI; this comes from the coding sequence ATGTCTTTTTTTCATAAAGCATTAGCAAGTATTGGAATCGGTTCAGCAACAGTGGATACTCGATTAGAAAAGGATACTTATCGCGCTGGTGAGGTCATGCAAGGCGAAATTATCGTGCGTGGTGGTCAAGTTGAGCAGCAAGTCGATACGATCTATCTATCAGTTAATACAACTTATATTCGAGAGTCGAATGACCATAAACATACAGAGGTTGCCACACTGCAAAAATTGAAAGTGTCAGAGCCGTTCTTACTAGGTGCTGGTGAGGAAAAGATCTTTCCAATTTCGCTCACACTGCCATTTGAAACACCCATTACTGCAGGTAAAACACAGGTCTGGATTCAAACAGGTCTTGATATAAAGAACGCTGTCGATCCAAGTGATAAGGATTATATTCGAGTGGAGCCAACAATGCTGGCAGACCACATCCTAGATGCTATTCGTGGGTTAGGTTTTCGTTTACGTGAAGCGGAATGCCAACAAGCCCCTTCCCGCTTCCGAGGCTATTACCCATTTGTGCAGGAGTTTGAATTTGTGCCAACAGGTCCATTTAGAGGACATTTAGATGAGCTTGAAATCGTCTTCCTTTCGCAATCCAACCACTCAGCAGAAATTTACATGCAAATTGATCGTAAAGTAAGAGGCATTGGTAGCTTCTTTGCGGAGGCATTAGATATGGATGAAAGCTATGTTCGAACAACCATTACTATGCATGACGTACCTGCACTCCAGGCGAAGCTTCAGCAAATCATCTCCAAACATATCTAG
- a CDS encoding urease accessory protein UreH domain-containing protein translates to MYRMMSAVSQFISDPISQFLNGYEHSAFAMTVLLGLLGALAPCQLTGNMSAITYYGNRTLQLKSNWQEIVLFMLGKVLVFSGLGLFAWLFGQSFETKMTQYFPIFRQAIGPIMLITGLVLIGLFKLKFLYRLSSLLPPVVKAGKLGSFLMGASFAIAFCPTMFVLFFGWLMPIVASTPYGLILPSVFGVATSIPLILLLVFIYLFDAKRLIMRTSIKLGRGIQIVAGILLVFIGMTDTITYWGM, encoded by the coding sequence ATGTATCGTATGATGTCAGCTGTCAGTCAGTTTATAAGCGACCCTATTTCACAATTTTTAAATGGCTATGAGCATTCTGCATTTGCTATGACCGTTCTTCTGGGCCTTCTTGGTGCACTTGCTCCGTGTCAGTTAACGGGTAATATGAGTGCAATAACGTATTATGGCAATCGAACATTGCAACTGAAAAGTAACTGGCAGGAGATTGTGCTCTTTATGCTTGGGAAAGTGCTTGTATTTAGCGGTCTTGGACTCTTCGCTTGGCTTTTTGGTCAATCCTTTGAAACAAAGATGACTCAATACTTTCCCATCTTTCGTCAAGCTATTGGACCAATCATGCTGATAACAGGCCTCGTGCTAATAGGTCTATTCAAATTAAAGTTTTTATATCGCCTATCCTCTCTATTACCGCCAGTTGTAAAAGCAGGGAAATTGGGCTCCTTCCTCATGGGCGCTAGTTTTGCCATTGCCTTTTGTCCAACCATGTTTGTGCTATTTTTTGGGTGGTTAATGCCAATTGTTGCAAGCACCCCCTATGGCTTAATTTTGCCCAGTGTATTTGGGGTGGCAACTTCTATACCACTCATTTTGCTACTCGTCTTTATTTATCTATTTGATGCAAAGCGTCTTATAATGCGGACAAGCATAAAGCTAGGGAGGGGAATACAAATAGTGGCAGGAATATTGTTAGTATTCATTGGTATGACAGATACGATCACCTATTGGGGGATGTAA
- a CDS encoding GNAT family N-acetyltransferase: MNIILEKLEHADLERLYEFELKNRTYFEKMVPSRGHDYYEYKIFKEKNELLIEEQAQDISYFYLIKNDNGQIVGRINLVDIDKSQQLGHVGYRVGEEHIGKGLANKALKLLLAMVSNLGIKHIAAKTTTNNIASQKILEKNGFKYIGTSDDEFDMNGQSQKFVYYKWSDSEANVE; encoded by the coding sequence ATGAATATTATACTAGAAAAATTAGAACACGCTGATCTTGAGCGTTTATATGAATTTGAGCTTAAAAATAGGACATATTTCGAAAAAATGGTACCTAGTCGTGGACATGATTATTATGAGTATAAAATTTTTAAAGAGAAAAATGAGCTATTAATAGAAGAACAAGCCCAAGACATATCTTATTTTTATTTAATAAAAAATGACAATGGACAAATTGTTGGAAGAATAAATTTAGTTGACATTGATAAAAGTCAACAGCTTGGCCATGTTGGTTATAGAGTTGGCGAAGAGCATATAGGTAAAGGATTGGCGAATAAGGCGTTAAAGTTATTATTGGCAATGGTAAGCAATCTAGGAATCAAACATATTGCAGCGAAAACAACGACGAATAATATTGCCTCTCAAAAAATATTAGAGAAAAATGGATTTAAATACATTGGCACGAGTGATGATGAATTTGACATGAATGGACAAAGCCAAAAATTTGTTTACTATAAATGGAGCGATTCAGAGGCAAATGTTGAATGA
- a CDS encoding alpha/beta hydrolase, translating into MNISLKKTIKLLALLILLVTITGCTTKPVSSNADQSLSNQHQGTAPKTETINETLPAEVTNIPSNPAVEYEPAWPDRAVKSSRGHLVNSCVPDELRDQATTLTTSDGVYLSALVLGSGNKGVLLAHEQGYSICSFLDMGTELADNGYLVIIPEYRNHGASQKIELNDHIELDADVALNELKRMGAKRVFLAGASCGGTTAIVAGVRQELPIEGLIILSSPAQCSNLDAIPSVKKIKAPSLFVFSPGDYGGSIEKHVRQLYQESGATDKELIVDESGYHGTDMYHRGQDGDVLKTRLIDFVKKEFK; encoded by the coding sequence ATGAACATCTCTCTTAAAAAGACAATAAAGTTACTTGCATTGCTCATTTTGTTAGTAACAATTACAGGCTGCACCACAAAGCCTGTGTCTTCAAATGCCGATCAATCTTTATCTAATCAACACCAAGGTACTGCTCCTAAAACCGAGACCATAAATGAAACGTTACCTGCTGAAGTGACAAATATACCATCAAACCCAGCGGTTGAGTATGAACCTGCCTGGCCAGATCGAGCGGTAAAGTCTTCTAGAGGACATCTTGTGAATAGTTGTGTTCCAGATGAGCTACGCGATCAAGCAACGACACTGACTACCAGTGATGGGGTATATCTTTCGGCACTTGTGCTTGGTAGCGGAAATAAAGGAGTCCTACTAGCACATGAGCAAGGTTATTCCATTTGCTCTTTTCTTGACATGGGAACGGAACTGGCAGACAACGGTTATTTAGTTATTATTCCTGAATATCGTAATCACGGTGCCTCACAGAAAATCGAACTAAATGATCATATAGAGCTTGATGCAGATGTAGCCTTAAACGAACTAAAACGAATGGGTGCAAAAAGAGTATTTTTGGCAGGAGCATCATGTGGTGGTACAACAGCAATCGTTGCAGGCGTCCGTCAAGAGCTTCCTATTGAGGGACTAATTATTCTTTCTTCTCCTGCACAATGTTCAAACCTTGATGCAATTCCAAGTGTCAAAAAGATTAAAGCGCCATCCTTGTTTGTTTTTTCACCTGGTGATTATGGAGGCAGTATTGAAAAACATGTGCGCCAATTATATCAAGAATCTGGAGCAACTGATAAAGAGCTAATTGTGGACGAGAGCGGTTATCACGGAACAGATATGTACCATAGGGGGCAGGACGGTGACGTATTAAAGACGCGACTCATTGACTTTGTTAAAAAGGAATTTAAATGA
- the nhaC gene encoding Na+/H+ antiporter NhaC, with protein MFRIEAKSNPRFIEAGFIILIIIATMAFSIGYLKATPHIPIFLVISLLLAYGLLKKVPFRDLEGGMIAGASAGLGAVFIFFFIGILISSWIMGGTIPTLIYYGFLTVSPNFFFAIVFLICSIVGVSVGSSLTTVATVGVAFMGIAGAMDISLTITAGAIVSGAFFGDKMSPLSDTTNLASGTVGVDLFEHIKNMGWTTIPAFLISFVLYAILSPTGAATSFDTVEQFKEGLLSTGLIHWYTLLPIAVLVIMTFYKAPAIITLAVVSILGVGLAYIHEPLPAADVFKMLFDGYVSQTGNKEIDALLTRGGMNSMLFTIALVLLALTMGGLLFTLGIIQSILTKVESLFKSAGSVITGAAITGIGVNTLIGEQYLSILLTGEAFKAQFAKVGLAPKNLSRVMEDAGTVVNPLVPWSVCGIFIASVLDISTLAYLPFTFFCLLGPILTVIFGWSGKTLTRLD; from the coding sequence ATGTTTCGAATAGAAGCTAAGAGTAACCCTCGATTTATTGAGGCAGGCTTTATTATACTTATCATTATAGCCACAATGGCTTTTAGTATCGGCTATTTAAAAGCAACACCCCACATTCCCATTTTTCTAGTCATTTCACTTTTACTAGCCTATGGACTACTAAAAAAAGTACCCTTTCGTGATCTTGAAGGCGGTATGATTGCAGGTGCTAGTGCTGGACTTGGCGCTGTATTTATCTTTTTCTTTATTGGCATCTTGATTTCGAGCTGGATTATGGGAGGAACGATTCCTACCCTTATCTATTATGGTTTTTTAACCGTTTCACCTAACTTTTTCTTTGCTATTGTCTTTTTAATTTGTAGCATTGTCGGTGTGTCTGTCGGTAGCTCCTTAACAACAGTAGCCACTGTCGGTGTAGCCTTTATGGGCATTGCAGGTGCTATGGACATCTCGTTAACTATCACAGCTGGAGCAATTGTTTCTGGTGCCTTCTTTGGTGATAAAATGTCACCTTTATCAGATACAACTAATCTTGCCTCTGGTACGGTTGGAGTAGATTTATTTGAGCATATTAAAAATATGGGTTGGACTACGATTCCTGCTTTCCTGATTTCCTTTGTGCTGTACGCTATTTTATCACCAACAGGAGCAGCTACTTCGTTTGATACAGTGGAGCAATTTAAAGAAGGATTACTCTCTACAGGACTTATTCATTGGTATACATTATTACCTATTGCCGTACTCGTTATTATGACTTTTTATAAAGCACCAGCTATCATTACACTGGCAGTCGTGTCTATTCTGGGAGTAGGACTTGCCTATATTCATGAACCATTGCCTGCTGCAGATGTCTTCAAGATGCTTTTTGATGGCTATGTCTCTCAAACTGGTAATAAAGAAATAGATGCTCTGCTAACTCGCGGTGGAATGAATAGTATGCTATTTACCATTGCTCTTGTTTTACTTGCCTTAACAATGGGTGGCTTACTATTTACACTAGGCATTATTCAAAGCATCTTAACGAAAGTTGAAAGCTTGTTTAAAAGTGCTGGCTCTGTTATTACAGGTGCAGCGATTACGGGCATCGGTGTCAATACATTGATCGGTGAGCAGTACCTATCCATTTTATTAACGGGTGAGGCATTTAAAGCACAATTTGCGAAGGTCGGCTTGGCCCCAAAAAATCTTTCTCGCGTGATGGAGGATGCAGGTACGGTAGTCAATCCTCTTGTCCCTTGGAGTGTTTGTGGTATTTTCATAGCAAGTGTTCTTGATATATCTACGTTAGCTTATCTTCCCTTTACCTTCTTCTGTCTACTAGGGCCTATTCTAACCGTTATTTTTGGTTGGAGTGGCAAAACGTTAACAAGGCTTGATTAA
- a CDS encoding DUF47 domain-containing protein — protein sequence MFNSNKQDPFFQSLLKIAKNVNEGIYYAHNARIQDDIDSLKEIADTMKQYETSGDKLIHELIVMLNKSFMTPIEREDILALANKLDDVIDGMEGCIAHFNMYNLTEVTEPMRQFLSYIAKSTDEMVQAMELLNSKKLVEMRKHAIQIKDNERECDEIFRSSMKQLFIQEKDPMRLIVFKDIYEQFEDIADSCQTVANTIETIIMRNA from the coding sequence ATGTTCAACTCAAATAAGCAAGATCCATTTTTTCAGTCTTTATTAAAAATCGCAAAAAATGTGAATGAAGGTATTTATTATGCACACAATGCCCGCATTCAAGATGATATAGATTCTTTAAAAGAAATTGCAGATACAATGAAGCAGTATGAAACAAGTGGAGATAAATTAATTCATGAACTCATTGTGATGCTAAATAAATCTTTTATGACGCCAATCGAGCGTGAGGATATTTTAGCATTAGCGAATAAACTTGATGATGTCATTGATGGAATGGAAGGCTGTATTGCTCATTTCAATATGTATAACTTAACAGAAGTAACAGAGCCTATGCGCCAATTCCTTTCATATATTGCCAAGAGTACAGATGAAATGGTACAAGCCATGGAACTTTTAAATAGTAAAAAGCTTGTAGAAATGCGTAAACATGCTATTCAAATTAAGGATAATGAGCGTGAATGTGATGAAATTTTCCGTTCTTCGATGAAGCAGTTATTTATCCAGGAAAAAGATCCAATGCGCTTAATTGTCTTCAAAGATATTTACGAGCAATTTGAGGATATTGCGGATAGCTGCCAAACAGTAGCAAACACAATTGAAACAATAATTATGCGTAATGCGTAA
- a CDS encoding inorganic phosphate transporter, which produces MDTILLITILVVIFALVFDFINGFHDTANAIATSVSTRALKPRTAVYMAAVMNFVGAITFVGVAKALTKDIVDPFTLNAYDGDITGSVVILAALLSAITWNLLTWYFGIPSSSSHTLIGSVAGAAIAAAGFDILNYAGFIKIIQALIFSPLLAFAAGFLMMTILKVIFKDMNLYRTNKGFRTMQIGTAALQSFTHGTNDAQKAMGIITLALIAGGLHQGDDIPFWVRFAAATAMGLGTSVGGYKIIKTVGGKIMKIRPVNGVAADLASASIIFGATLIHLPVSTTHVISSSIMGVGTAHRVKGVKWGMARKIVTTWVITMPISAVMAALIYYILSLFF; this is translated from the coding sequence ATGGATACGATCTTATTAATCACCATACTAGTCGTTATATTCGCGCTTGTATTCGACTTTATTAACGGCTTCCATGATACAGCAAATGCCATTGCCACTTCTGTATCAACACGTGCATTAAAGCCACGTACAGCCGTATACATGGCTGCGGTAATGAACTTCGTCGGAGCGATTACATTCGTTGGGGTAGCAAAAGCGTTAACAAAAGATATTGTAGACCCATTTACCTTAAATGCTTATGATGGCGATATTACGGGTTCGGTCGTTATTTTAGCGGCCTTATTATCAGCCATAACATGGAATTTACTTACATGGTATTTTGGGATTCCATCAAGTTCTTCTCATACGTTAATTGGTTCTGTTGCAGGTGCAGCCATTGCGGCAGCCGGATTTGATATTTTGAACTATGCTGGGTTTATTAAAATTATCCAAGCATTAATTTTTTCACCACTACTAGCTTTTGCAGCTGGTTTCCTGATGATGACAATATTGAAGGTCATCTTTAAGGATATGAATTTATACCGTACGAATAAAGGCTTCCGAACAATGCAAATCGGGACGGCAGCCTTACAATCATTCACACACGGAACAAACGATGCGCAAAAAGCCATGGGGATTATTACACTCGCTTTAATTGCGGGTGGTCTACACCAAGGAGATGATATTCCATTCTGGGTACGTTTTGCAGCGGCCACAGCAATGGGTCTTGGTACATCTGTAGGTGGTTATAAAATCATCAAAACCGTTGGTGGTAAGATTATGAAAATTCGCCCAGTGAATGGGGTAGCGGCTGACTTAGCTTCTGCTTCGATCATCTTCGGTGCGACATTAATTCACTTACCAGTTTCTACAACACATGTTATTTCTTCTTCTATCATGGGTGTAGGTACCGCACACCGTGTCAAAGGCGTTAAATGGGGAATGGCACGTAAAATCGTCACAACATGGGTCATCACCATGCCAATATCAGCTGTCATGGCCGCATTAATTTACTATATTTTAAGTCTATTTTTCTAG
- a CDS encoding response regulator transcription factor, which produces MKEKLLLIEDDAAIGRIVKDTLEQEGYCVTWATTGLEGLADFQAQPFDLVLVDWMLPEMDGLTVCQNIRWESDVPILMMSARKEEEDKVEGLQGADDYIAKPFSLEELKARVASHLRRWRRYHKQEPLEEQTAYANGLTIDWQREIVRVNQQEIALTQKEFALVRLLAKNPSQTFTKEELYQHIWQQATLEDTHTVTVHIKALREKLKDSVKNPNFIQTVWGKGYRFIGEPL; this is translated from the coding sequence ATGAAGGAAAAGTTATTACTGATAGAGGATGATGCAGCTATTGGTCGCATTGTGAAGGATACGTTGGAGCAGGAGGGCTATTGTGTGACATGGGCTACTACAGGCCTTGAGGGATTAGCAGATTTTCAAGCGCAACCTTTTGATTTAGTGTTGGTGGATTGGATGTTGCCAGAAATGGATGGTCTGACGGTTTGTCAAAATATTCGCTGGGAGAGTGATGTGCCCATCCTTATGATGAGTGCGCGTAAGGAAGAGGAGGATAAGGTGGAGGGCTTGCAGGGGGCAGATGATTATATTGCAAAGCCATTTAGTTTAGAGGAGTTAAAGGCACGGGTTGCCTCCCATCTTAGGCGCTGGCGACGCTATCATAAGCAAGAGCCGTTAGAGGAGCAAACTGCCTATGCGAATGGCTTAACAATAGATTGGCAACGGGAAATTGTCAGGGTTAATCAGCAAGAAATTGCGTTAACTCAAAAAGAATTTGCTCTTGTCAGGCTGCTAGCAAAAAATCCGAGTCAAACTTTCACGAAAGAGGAACTGTATCAGCATATTTGGCAGCAAGCGACTTTAGAGGACACTCATACTGTCACCGTACATATAAAGGCACTGCGAGAAAAGCTCAAGGATTCAGTGAAAAATCCAAATTTCATTCAAACCGTGTGGGGGAAGGGCTACCGCTTTATTGGTGAACCATTATGA
- a CDS encoding HAMP domain-containing sensor histidine kinase, whose amino-acid sequence MKIKAWLLIMFFIVMVLPIAGAYSLYVWINAYYQDKNVAEFFDKWTELNQVKDVVDNPVLYRKNANFEEVEDLTNEQLAITLYTKSGYVLYSSNPLLTGYVGKERMLKGLYDLQQSYNAFTYKEPVYQKGDLLGIYEIQLIRTDWVKGVEKRSWLVMTSTILLFLIIYLTVILLLHRKLNRPLRELMQQMRNFAKGQHGKSTLGVRKDEIGALAQTFEAMQDEIEQTRASLKVEQQQKEMMIASISHDLKTPLTAIQAYAESLQNKGLSEQQQVEYQQVIVTKADRMKHMLEDLLMFTLLQSTDYELELIAVDGEEFFDMALSDYEPLCVEEGFTLEVFCAVDGLYAVHPKQLQRVIDNLLSNAWRYGEKGTTIGLAAVNAGNNPQWGFDFLKSALTEQEGMYIIVQNVGLGIPQQDIAKLFEPMYQADRARSKAGERGTGLGLNITKQIIEKHGGTVELLSRESVGTAVICWLPPYKGVNT is encoded by the coding sequence ATGAAAATAAAAGCGTGGTTACTGATCATGTTTTTTATTGTAATGGTATTACCCATAGCAGGTGCTTATAGCCTTTATGTGTGGATTAATGCTTATTATCAAGATAAAAATGTGGCGGAGTTCTTTGACAAGTGGACTGAGCTGAATCAGGTAAAAGATGTCGTTGACAATCCAGTACTTTATCGAAAAAATGCCAATTTTGAGGAGGTAGAGGATCTTACCAATGAGCAGCTGGCGATTACCCTCTATACAAAATCTGGCTATGTTTTATATTCCTCCAACCCTTTGCTAACGGGCTATGTAGGGAAAGAGCGTATGTTGAAAGGCTTATATGATTTACAGCAATCCTACAACGCTTTTACCTATAAGGAGCCTGTTTATCAAAAAGGTGATTTGTTGGGCATCTATGAAATTCAATTAATACGAACAGATTGGGTTAAGGGTGTAGAGAAGCGTTCTTGGCTTGTTATGACAAGCACGATTCTGCTGTTTCTTATCATTTATTTAACTGTCATCTTGTTGCTACATCGGAAACTAAATCGGCCATTACGTGAACTGATGCAGCAAATGCGTAATTTTGCGAAAGGTCAGCATGGTAAATCAACTCTCGGTGTCAGAAAAGATGAGATTGGGGCACTCGCCCAAACGTTTGAGGCAATGCAGGATGAAATAGAACAAACTCGGGCTTCGTTAAAAGTGGAGCAACAGCAAAAAGAAATGATGATTGCAAGCATTTCCCATGATTTGAAAACGCCCCTTACAGCCATTCAAGCCTATGCTGAATCTTTACAAAACAAAGGCTTATCAGAACAGCAACAGGTGGAATATCAGCAGGTCATCGTCACGAAGGCAGATCGAATGAAGCATATGCTAGAGGATTTATTGATGTTTACATTACTTCAATCTACGGACTACGAATTAGAGCTGATAGCTGTAGATGGGGAAGAATTTTTTGACATGGCCTTATCTGATTATGAACCGTTATGTGTGGAAGAAGGATTTACATTAGAAGTCTTCTGTGCTGTGGATGGGCTCTATGCTGTGCATCCTAAACAACTTCAGCGTGTCATTGATAATTTATTGAGCAACGCATGGCGTTATGGGGAAAAGGGGACAACAATCGGCTTAGCAGCAGTCAATGCTGGGAACAATCCGCAATGGGGTTTTGATTTCTTGAAGTCTGCTTTAACCGAGCAAGAAGGTATGTATATCATCGTGCAAAATGTTGGATTAGGCATACCACAACAGGACATTGCAAAATTATTTGAGCCCATGTATCAAGCTGATCGTGCAAGATCAAAGGCTGGAGAACGAGGAACAGGGCTTGGCTTAAATATTACGAAACAAATTATTGAAAAACATGGTGGAACTGTCGAGCTACTTTCAAGGGAGAGCGTTGGAACAGCAGTTATTTGCTGGCTACCACCTTATAAAGGAGTAAATACATGA